gaatctcacaaacacgGTGTTGAGCGAAAGGagccagacagaaaagaatgCAGACTCTCTTCACAGAGGTCCTCCAGGATCAAGGGGACCAATGATTCCACCACTGCTgagcctcccacctcctcccaggggCAGAGGCCCAATCCGGGGAGGCCTGGGTCCCAGGTGCGGCCCATATGGTCGTGGCTGGTGGGGGGCCAATACTGAACCTCCTTTTCCTGGACCAGGCCATGGGGGTCCTTCCAGAGGAGGCTTTCACAAAGAGCAGAGAAATCCCCGAAGGCTCAAAAGTTGGTCTCTTATCAAAAATACCTGCCCACCCAAGGATGGCCCCCAAGTTATGGAAGACAAATCCAACCGCCCCGTCTGCCGACACTTTGCCAAAAAGGGCCACTGTCGATATGAGGACCTCTGTGCCTTCTACCACCCAGGCGTCAATGGACCTCCTCTGTGAGACTGTGCCTTCCCATCCAGGCTGGAAGGAGCCCTCTGACCTAGCGGCCATATATTTCCCTGTGGCCCTGTGACGGCTACTGTGAGGCTGTTCCACCCACCACCCTCAGTCAATGACACCCACCCCCATTTCTCACCTCCCCCATTTGGGGTCCAGAGTTTTGTTTCATCACTGGTGCCCAGCGTGTGGGCTTTCTTCCGATTCAGCCTCCAGAGACTCGCCTTCAGGACCCCACCATTGCTCTCTTCAACTGCCTCCTGGATCCTCTTCCCCTTCGCCGATTGACTGCTCAACAGGAAACTTCTttggtgctgaaaaaaaaaaaaaagtttcaatattGATTTACATATGAAAGTTATAGGATCTTCTgggtttgaaaaatatttttttgttggagtacaattgacacacaatgttacactagtttcaggtgtacaacacagggATTTGACAAGTCTACATGTTATGCTTTGCTCCCCAGAAGCATAGCTGCCGTCTGTCACCATCCCACACTACCATGCCAACACTGACTGTATTCCCTGGGACACACTCCTTCCATAACTGGAATCCCACTCACCTTCAGTcattctgcccacctcccccactcccagcttttggaaaatatttaaaataggcgTGGCGTTTACCTGGTGGGGTTGGTGTAGTCTGGCACATTCTTGCAGCTCTATAGGaatggggttctttttttttatttttttttttagattttattttttatttattcatgaaagacagagagagaggcagagacacaggcagagggagaagcaggctccatgccggaagcccgacgctggacttgatcccgggactccaggattgcaccctgggctgaaggcaggcgctaaaccgctgagccacccagggatccccaggaatggGGTTCTAATCTCCGAGTCAGAGGGCTCCTTCACCCTGAGAGGTGAAAATCAACTTTATGTGAGCTCATGATCACATAAAGAATAGAATCTGGATGttaaaaatttcccatttttccttatgattctctttaaaaaaaaaagtcacagaaagtGAGAGGTAGGAGTCCAGCAGAAACTgaatagagatgaagaaatgTATCATTTCTGGAATGTATTTTCATTCAATCAAGAATTCATTCTccatggaaagagaaaggagaatctTTCTGAAGCAATTTAAAGGTCAGACACAAATGTGAACAGCTAAAACCTGGTCAGGAGGCCAAAATTCTTCCGGAAACATCAGAAATCCTCAGTGGACTTTCTCAAGGTCAGTTCATTTCCCATGAGAGAAGCACAGTAATTTAGGAAAAGAATGCAGACTTCAGACAAAAGTTACTCAGAAggaattaaaagtttaaaaaattaaaagtttaacatATACCCCTAATATTTTGGGTGAAGCATCTGGCAGAGGCCCAAGAGGCCCAGCAGGGAAACCAGCCCCCTGAGGAAGAAGGAACATGGAGCTGTGATGGTACAGggccccaggcatcccccacagGCTCAGGCCCTCAGGAGAAGAGACCCTCCACTGAGCGTGTCCATCCTCCTGATGGCTGGCAGATGCTTAGACACTCATCTGCCCAGAACCGCTGGCCAAGATGCCAGTCCTCTCCTTGGACTCAGATGTTCCCCAAACCAAGAGGTCCCAGGGACCAAGCCCAGCACCCGTACTTCCCTACATTCAGGAAAATGAGAATGCTGTCCTCCAGGCAGTCTCTCCTCCTGTGGTCTTTGTTGGCTCAACACATACTCCACTACAAGAGAAATGTCTACACCAGAATCCACCTTCATCCACAGTCTGAGGAAGTGATTGCCTTCTAACGATCTAGAACCTTACTTACATAGTTTTATCTTTGCACTAAAGTAActgagttttttctcttttagctttattgctaaaaatataaaacatatttcatatGTTCAGAGATTATATAGTGGTTCTAATTAGAGTCTTgataaaactattcttaaaatgatTAATAACTGAAGAATATCTGAATATGAATCTTATAACTTAGATGATTCCATGTCATTCTATTTATGGGTAGTGTGAATACAGAATTTTTGTTGTTACTAAGTCTGttaaaataatccataaataaaacaataatttctaagacaattttgacaatttttcctcttttggttTTATTGCTGTTACAATCATTGGGGCTTAATTTATGGTTGTACTTGACATAAAAGTGAATCTCATGAGTAACTATTCCCTTTTTTCCTGAGTCTAGAGAATGTGAGGATGGACAGATTTTGGTTGGTGCCAGGCCCCTCACTATGGGACCTGCCCTAAGAGTACTTGAGGATTTCAGAGCTCATTTTTGTGTGTCAAGGGCTGGATTTAGACTGGATTTTAAGACTGATATATTTCTgtaaatgagtttttcttttaaaagatttttaatttacactttcgcaaattataacttaataaaatataacCTTTAAAGGAAAGGCGTAGATGGTGACGTCAGCCAAGATGCAGGACTAGGAAGCTCTGGGCCCTCATTCCCCACAGACACAGCAAAAAACTACAGACTGGCTGAAACAACTTTATGGAAGCTCTAGGAATCAAACATCTACAGCAAGAAAGCAAATGTGCAGTCAAGAaaaagctacatttaaaaaaaaaaaagaaaaaaaaagaaaaagctacatTTACAGTGATAGGAAATTTCAAAGTGTTTTCACTTGCCCTTGCCTCCCCCCTGCACTCCCTCCCTGGTGTGGCACAGCATGGTTTGGGGGAAGTGGCAGCCAGGTCCCCAGTCCCCTTTTTTACAAACCAGGGAGAGCAAAGCAGCCTATCAGAGGCTGAAGGGCTAGTCTTTGTGTCTCATAACCTGGAGCTCAGTCGAAAGCAGCGCAGCTCAAATCTCAGAATACAGGAAGCTACAAGAAGCAACAGGCATGGCCCATGAAAACTGCAAGAGGACTACGTGAAGACACTGGGGGCAAAAGATTACTGATGGAGGAATATAATAGAATGTCTGAGGCTCGAGAAGACGGGGTAATACTCTcaagaaaattaagacatttaaaagCAGCTTTGTAACTGGGGGGGAATTAGGCATATACATAGGCTCAGGGATGATGCACACCCAGAAAAAGCCTGAGAAGAGCCTCTATATCAGGCCAATCAGCAAAAGTCTTCCTCTGCACAGAAATGGTCTACAAAAACTGGCACATTTTTCAGATGCccaattttcaacaaaagatCACAAGGCACAAATAAAACATGCATCatacaaaggaaaaacacaaatatcCGAAAATAGTTCCTGAACATAGACTTATATAAGACAGAGGTTTAACATAGACTTATAAACATAGGCTTTtgagacaaagactttaaaacaattgTCTTAAAAATGCTCAAAGACAAAGTGGAACTCTCTTACACTTttgttgggaatgcaagctggtgtagccactctggagaagtttggaggttcctcaaaaagttgaaactagagctaccctacaacccagcaattgcactataggtatttaccccaaagatacaaacgtagtgaaatgaagggacacttgcaccccaatgtttatggcagcaatgtccacaatagccagaccacggaaagagcccagatgtccatcgacaggtgaatggataaagaatatgtggtatatatacacaatggagtattattgaatcataaaaaaaaaaaaaaaaaaaatgaaatcttgcgatttgcaacagcatgggtggaactagagggtattatgctaagcaaaattagtcaatcagagacacaattatcatattatttcactcgtggattttttttcatatgcagaatttaagaaacaaaagaggagcacagggaaaaataaaacagatgaaatcagaaagggagacaaatcataagagactcttaatcataggaaacaaacggagggttgctggaggggagggaagtggggggatggggtagctgggtgatgggcattgaggaggacATGTGatacaatgagcactgggtgttctgtaagactgatgaatcactgacctctacctctgaaactaataataagctatatgttaattaattgaatgtaaataaacaatacaaaaataaaacaaaaaaaaacctccttcCCAAAATCCTCAAAGATCTAAGGgggaaaatggacaaagaatcagtggaaatcaggaaaatgatttatgaatagaaattctggagctgaaaaacCCACTAGCGGTTCCACTGGAAAACTTGAACAGGCAGAAGAAAGATTAGTGAACTCGGAGACAGGTCATTTGAAATCAGTGAATCAGAGGAgcagaaagacaaagaatgaagaaaagtgaagaaaggcTAAGAGACTTATAGGATACCATCAGATGGGCCCAAATAGGAATTAtgagagtcccagaaggagaggagagagagagagagagagagagagagagagagagagagagagaaatagattatttgaagaaataatagctgaaaacttcccaagtTTGAGGAAAGATGATCATGTATCTATAAATCCAGAAGGCTTAAGAACTCTGAGCAGGATAAACCAAAGAGACCTATACTGAGGCACTTTTAAATTAAACTCTCAAAAGCCAAAGACAAAATCTTTTAAGGTTTCAAGAAAAGGATAACTTATCATGTGCAAGGATCCTCAATAAAATTATCAGCAGACTTCCTAGTAGAAACCTTGGACATTGGAAGGCAGTGGGACAATTAAagtactgaaagagaaaaaacaagttgTCGATCAAGTTTTCTGTATCTAGCAAATCTGTCTTtcaagaagaatgagaaagaaattaaaacttccagaaaaatgaaagctgGCAGAATTCATTACCACTAGAAATGCCCTGCAGAGAACAGCTTAAAGGCTGACCTTCATGTTGTAATGAAAGGATACTAGAGAGTAGCTCAAAGCCATaagaaggggagcctgggtggctcagtgattgagcatctgccttcagctcagggcgtgagcccagagtcctgggattgagtccggcattgggctccccatggggagcctgtttctccctctgcctgtgtctctgcctctctcttgctctgtctgtcatgaataaataaataaagtttattatttttacaaaaaaataagaaaataaagttctctAGCAAAGGTAAATACATGGACAAATATTATGGCAATTTGGTTTTGTAACCCCGCTTTTAATTTTCTACACGATTTAAGAGGCAAGTGCATAAAATCTATGTTTGTGGATATACCATGTATAGAGATGTAACTTGATACATCAATAACAAATGGAGGACACAGCTCTAAAAAAGTCGTTTTTGTATATGGTTGAAGTTAAATTGGCATCAACTTCACTGagattcttaaattttaaggTATTAAGTGTAATCCCTGTGgtaacacaaagaaaatatctgtagaatatacacaaaagcaaatgagaaaggaACCAAAATTTCCCTACCAAAAAAATCAACCGAACATGAAAGAAGGCAGTAatggaggaaatgagaaaggagaaaagctttaagacatagaaaacaaataaaatggcaaaactaAGTCCTCTTTAATCAGTAATTAgtttaaatgcaaatgaattaggggtatctggctggctcagttggaagagcatgcagctctttatcttgggatcatgagttgcagccccattttgggtatagagattactaaaatgaataaacttaaaaagaagatataaataaactCCATAATCAAAAGTCATTT
This DNA window, taken from Canis lupus familiaris isolate Mischka breed German Shepherd chromosome 6, alternate assembly UU_Cfam_GSD_1.0, whole genome shotgun sequence, encodes the following:
- the LOC608835 gene encoding proline-rich protein 3-like: MPKRKKQNQQQPPPPQQPPLPERGETGDEEDGSPIGPPSLLGPPPMANGKPGDPKSAPNWNPPTCPPSVEWINKLLCVHAMGYYTAMKMNELLLQATWMNLTNTVLSERSQTEKNADSLHRGPPGSRGPMIPPLLSLPPPPRGRGPIRGGLGPRCGPYGRGWWGANTEPPFPGPGHGGPSRGGFHKEQRNPRRLKSWSLIKNTCPPKDGPQVMEDKSNRPVCRHFAKKGHCRYEDLCAFYHPGVNGPPL